The nucleotide window AAAAAAGCCACAGGTGACAAGCCCTCAGCCCTCAAAAGGAACTGGCACAAAGATTAAGGAAGAAAAGCGATCTTATAGACAAAGAATTATGGATGAACTTAAATATTATTACAATGGATTCTACTTGCTATGGATTGACACCAAAGTTGCTGCCAGGATGGTTTGGAGGCTGCTGCATGGACAGGTGCTGACCAGACGAGAAAGACGAAGGGTAGGTGAGaatcatttgagaaagaaaaagttaaaaatgaactatttgggaACCAAGTTTTAAACTCATCTTAAAACCCCAAAGTAGGAATAGTAACTGATGGTGAGAACCAGAGTTTCTTGTTTATCTGAAACTGATGAACTGTACAGCTTTAGGCAAGATTCTCAAGATTTGTGTATATTTACCCATAAAATGGTTATAATTGTGTTTTCTAATCTCCCCCAAAGAGTTGAGAAGCTTCAGGTTTGATCTGTGCACCTGAAATAGAAACTACTGCTAATATGTTAAgcatatacatttgaaaaatcagtttttaacAGATACTGTGCTATTCAGGTACAGACCCCTGACATAGATGAAAGCTAACAATAAATAATGCCAGCAATATTTTTTGACTGTCATAGATTTCCTTGAAGATATCCCAAAGGTGTTACTTTAGGGCGATTGTGAAGAGGAAGACCCTACCTTTCCATTTTATTAACAGCTGCAGAAGATCTGTCTAGGGTTTAACACTTTAACAACCAAGGCAGGCTTTTTTGATTTCGTATTTTTGGTTTGGTCATGTCCTGAAATAATGAATACTGCATATGCATTTAATTCTTTAGCTCTTGAGGACTTGTGCCGATTTTTTCCGCCTGGTTCCATTTATGGTGTTCATAATTGTACCCTTCATGGAATTCTTATTACCAGCATTTCTGAAATTCTTCCCAGAGATGTTACCATCAACTTTTGAAAGTGAATCCAAAAAGGTATGTAGggtttttttaacttaaaaaaaaataatggactttattcttcagtttttaagtttatagaaaaattgagcagaaagtatagAGGGTCCCCAGAAACTCCCCACATTTCCCCTATTACTAACATCTTGCATTTGTGTGATCTATTTGTTACAATTAAAGAACCAATATCTAGATACTATTAATTAAGTCTCATATTTTACATTAGGCTTCACTGTGTTGGgtttgaaaaatgcaaaatgtcaTGGTATCTACCATCACaccatcatacagaatagtttcactgccctaaaaatgccCTATATGTCATCTGTTGTTCCTTCTACCTCCTCCAACCAGtggcagccactgatcttttAACTGTcaccatagttttgccttttccaggatgtcatatagttggaatcatacagtgtgtagtCCTTTCATGGCTCATTTCTATCGCtgtctaatattttattgaatggatataccacagGTTGTTCATCTGTTCACCTGTTGAAGGATACCATGGTTGAttccagtttttggcaattatgaataaagctgctataactatctgtgtgcaggttttttttttatttggattgcTAAATACATAGAAAAGTAATAACTGATAAgactatgtttagtttttttttttaagattttatttatttatttatttatttatttatttatttatttatttattcatgaaagacatggagagaggcagagacacaggcagagggagaaacaagctccatgcagggaccctgacatgggacttgatcccgggactccaggatcatgctctgggctgaaggcagatgctcaaccactgagccactcaggcgttccatatgtttagttttgtaaaaaaaataaattgtcttccaaagtagctataCCATTTTTATTCCCACAGCAATGAGAGTTCCTGTAGCTCTATATCTTCATCGGCATTTAGTATTGTCAGTGCTTTGAATATCAGCCATTCTGaaggtgtaaagtgatatctcattgttatCTTAGTTTACAAGTCTCTGATGATGtatgatattgagcattttttcatatgcttgtttgccatctgtatatctttgggAATGTATCTGTCttttgcctactttttttttttcttttaagattttattcattcattcatggcactgagagagagagacaggcagagacacaggcagagggagaagcaggctccatgcaaggagcccaacgtgggactcgatcctggatctccagg belongs to Canis lupus baileyi chromosome 15, mCanLup2.hap1, whole genome shotgun sequence and includes:
- the LETM2 gene encoding LETM1 domain-containing protein LETM2, mitochondrial isoform X5 encodes the protein MSMAFYSYKTILSIARTRFPSYFVHPTSSSYSPSFAYLHLPDSHLSKTYMKNYVSKKYSYPNQSGNKVLYLRTRIIQKLHTSTCWLQEVPGKPQLDQTPKKPQVTSPQPSKGTGTKIKEEKRSYRQRIMDELKYYYNGFYLLWIDTKVAARMVWRLLHGQVLTRRERRRVALEDLCRFFPPGSIYGVHNCTLHGILITSISEILPRDVTINF